The region ATCATTTTTGAAGGACGCCTCAGTGAGAGACATCTTTTCTATCGATTCCCTCAGCTCCATATTCTCTTTCTTTAGAACCTCAAGACTGGACTCATATTCAGAAGGTCTTCCTTTTTGGTTTACCCTTGTCAGTGAGATTTCTTCTTCTATGCCATCTTCAGTCTTATCATCCTCTTCATCACAGCTACTTAGTGAAGAGGAAACACTCTCTGGCTCTTCTTGACTTCTGATCTGGCCATGAGCCTCCAGGAAACGCCCTTGTCCTTGCAGGAAGAGCAAAGCATTGGCTGCCTCGACTTGTGCCTCTTGTTTATCATACATTTCACAGGCACTTGCTTCTTTCATATTTGGCGACAGTGGCGCTGAAGTAAAAACTGAAGGAACATAGTCTGGGGATCGAggatttttcacttgttttccTGTAATTGGAACaagaatacatttatttatatcataATGCAAACCTAGAATAGTGCATTAAATTTAGAATAGAGCATTTCTGTTCTGATTCCTAAGTAAAGAATGCCAGAGGGTTAATCTTAAATCCTAATAAACAGTGCAAATTATAAAAGTGTATAAAAATGGTAAAGTTAACATGACGCCCCGTTATCTATATCAGACATGGGCGTtgcaaacataaaaacatattccCCCACTACCAGACATATCTACATTCACCCCAGCGATTAGTATTATCcatgcaaaacacaaaacaaaacatacaataCCCAGCACATCCTATTTAACATACCTGAAATGAAGTGAGTGCTGCAGAGTCTACTGCCCTCATTTGGCACCCACCCTTCACGATTCACAGCAGCGATCCAGCGCTGCTTCCGATCAGGGTCCCGTGGAAACCTGTAGAAGGATAATGTGGTCCCAGGAGTCCTCCTGTTCCGACACCCGGCCACTACGCAAGTGTGAACCATATTAAGGCCACCGAATTTGTGGACGTATTTGCTTTACTTCACTACTAATATTTACAATCTGACTCCCAAAATGGCGGTGGGAGTAGCGTAGACGACGCGAGTGTGTCGTCATTTCACTGGTCGTCATCAGTTGGCTGTGATTGGTGTTCCCGGTCACTGCTGTGGTGATATCATCTCACCGCGCCGCTATCGCTCATTAACAGGCGTTGTGAACAGCAATTCATCGGCGATTTTCCAAAGAAATTGGATTAAAATGGCTGTAGAATCGAGGGTTACACAAGAGGAAATCAAGAAAGAGCCAGAAAAGCCAGTGGACAGAGAAAAGGTTTGTTTTTCGTTGCTTTTGTTCGTCAGATGCGCAAAAAATCGTGTACAAACGACGCGTCCTGCATGCTAAGCTAATTTGTACATTTAACTAGTAAAACTTTAAGAATACAGCATATTATGCTTAAATTATATGATGATAATAAAATGTCTAGTTGCACCATAGCATACTACAAATCTTAATAATATAAGTGTATagcatataatataaataacaagTATTAAACTATAGatttgatatttaaaatatactattttttttacaacaatCACGGAATTACAAACTTGAATATTGTTATCAATATTGAATAAATGCACATTCGTCTGTTGATTTGCTGCTTGGAGGAGAATGTTGTTCATTTCTCCATGTCTGCTGTCGCACAGACATGCCCACTTCTCCTGAGAGTGTTCACCACCAACAATGGAAGGCACCATCGCATGGATGAGTTTGCCCGGGGGAATGTACCATCTAGCGAGCTTCAGATTTACACCTGGTAGGACTTAGTAGGTCTaactttaacttttaaaaattaagtaaaCATTATGATCCTGAATTGTATCTGCATTGTTTATAGGATGGATGCTACTTTGAAGGAACTGACAAGCCTGGTGAAGGAAGTCTATCCGGAAGCTAGAAAGAAAGGCACACATTTTGGGTTTGCCATTGTTTACCCAGACCCTAAACGACAAATCTACAGGTAATGTATAGAGGGGGCTTTGTGTGTAGCTTGGTCAATTTAGATTTGCTATTGTGAATTTAGAGTAACCtggctttttttgtgtgtaggGTTAAAGAGATTGGCAATACAGTTTCGGGACGCAAAGGTGCAGATGACTCCATGACGCTTCAGTCTCAACGCTTTCAGATTGGAGATTACCTTGACATCGCGATCACTCCACCTAACCGTGCACCACCTCTCCAAGGACGCATGAGACCCTACTGAAATAAAACCTGCATTTAAACACATAAAGGGGGAATTTCTGGAAATCTGCCTTCCTATAGAGTTTAGTTCAATCTCTGCCTGTGCTTTTCAGGTGAACCTCAAGATTTTGGTCAGCTGGTTGAAGTTTTTATGAAGTCAGAACTA is a window of Megalobrama amblycephala isolate DHTTF-2021 linkage group LG6, ASM1881202v1, whole genome shotgun sequence DNA encoding:
- the sap18 gene encoding histone deacetylase complex subunit SAP18 — protein: MAVESRVTQEEIKKEPEKPVDREKTCPLLLRVFTTNNGRHHRMDEFARGNVPSSELQIYTWMDATLKELTSLVKEVYPEARKKGTHFGFAIVYPDPKRQIYRVKEIGNTVSGRKGADDSMTLQSQRFQIGDYLDIAITPPNRAPPLQGRMRPY